A window from Setaria italica strain Yugu1 chromosome VIII, Setaria_italica_v2.0, whole genome shotgun sequence encodes these proteins:
- the LOC101774828 gene encoding laccase-15, translating to MAAIAAIVFFSAMALSVGASVVEHTFVVSQVNMTHLCKDTLATVVNGQLPGPAIEVTEGDSVTVHVVNKSPYNITIHWHGVKQWLNCWADGVPMVTQCPILPNHNFTYRFNVVGQEGTLWWHAHVPFLRATLHGALIIRPRHGAISYPFPKPDMEVPIIIGDWWQLDLPQVDQSMKNGSFDFFASGSTINGKLGDLFNCSGVPEGGYVLDFVPGKTYLLRVINAGLFSEFYLKIAGHNFTVVAADANYVSPYTTDVIAIAPGETVDALVVANATPGRYYIVALPNQAPGPDTQTPEFTTRGMVQYRVNHSSITNGAAALRSRRGVKQEENDIGPSGDVALAPQMPDKHDTVTSFYFHSNLTSLHHLTVPQQVDENLFLVLGLGSICRNGQQSCKRGGNINESIVVATMNSVSYQHPTKMPLLEAQYYHTGVLLDAMQELPDGPSRAFNFTDKALIPFGPKEIPLEPSSKATVVRRFRQGAVVDMVFQSTALLQGDSNPMHLHGHNMFLLAQGLGNYNAAKDVARYNLVNPPVKNTVLVPNLGWAAVRFVANNPGVWFMHCHYEFHLSMGMAAVFIVDDGTTADTSLPPPPADFPTCCANDHNLLQMN from the exons ATGGCGGCTATCGCTGCCATCGTCTTCTTCTCCGCCATGGCCCTCTCAGTCGGCGCTTCTGTTGTCGAGCACACCTTCGTT GTGAGCCAGGTGAATATGACACACTTGTGCAAGGATACACTGGCCACCGTGGTGAATGGGCAGCTCCCAGGGCCAGCGATAGAGGTCACAGAGGGAGACTCGGTAACTGTTCATGTCGTCAACAAGTCACCCTACAACATAACAATCCACTG GCATGGAGTGAAGCAATGGCTGAATTGTTGGGCTGATGGCGTGCCAATGGTCACCCAATGCCCCATCCTGCCCAACCACAATTTCACCTACCGGTTCAACGTCGTCGGTCAAGAAGGCACCCTCTGGTGGCATGCTCACGTCCCATTCCTCCGGGCAACCCTGCACGGTGCTCTCATCATCCGGCCAAGACATGGTGCTATCTCCTATCCATTTCCAAAGCCTGATATGGAGGTTCCCATCATTATAG gGGACTGGTGGCAGCTGGACCTTCCACAGGTGGATCAGAGCATGAAGAATGGTTCCTTTGATTTCTTCGCTAGTGGTTCCACAATCAATGGCAAGCTTGGAGATCTTTTCAATTGCTCCG GTGTGCCGGAAGGTGGCTACGTGCTGGACTTTGTGCCTGGCAAGACCTACCTGTTACGAGTAATCAACGCCGGTCTCTTCTCAGAGTTCTACCTAAAGATAGCTGGGCACAATTTCACAGTGGTCGCCGCCGATGCCAACTATGTCAGCCCCTACACCACGGATGTCATCGCGATCGCGCCTGGCGAGACGGTGGACGCACTGGTTGTTGCCAATGCAACCCCGGGCAGGTACTACATTGTTGCCCTGCCCAACCAAGCGCCAGGGCCGGACACCCAGACCCCAGAATTCACTACCAGAGGGATGGTGCAGTACAGAGTCAACCACAGCTCCATCACAAATGGTGCAGCAGCACTAAGGTCAAGACGTGGTGTaaaacaagaagaaaatgaTATAGGCCCATCAGGTGATGTGGCATTAGCTCCTCAGATGCCTGACAAACATGACACGGTTACATCATTCTACTTCCACAGCAACTTGACCAGCCTGCATCACCTGACGGTTCCTCAGCAAGTGGACGAGAACCTGTTCCTAGTGCTTGGCCTCGGCTCAATCTGCCGGAATGGCCAGCAGTCCTGTAAGAGGGGTGGTAACATAAATGAGAGTATCGTTGTTGCAACCATGAACAGCGTCTCCTACCAGCACCCGACCAAGATGCCACTACTAGAAGCGCAGTATTACCACACCGGTGTCTTGTTAGATGCAATGCAAGAACTTCCAGATGGGCCGTCGAGGGCGTTCAACTTCACTGACAAAGCATTGATTCCCTTTGGACCAAAGGAGATCCCGCTAGAACCGTCGTCCAAGGCTACGGTGGTGCGGCGGTTCCGGCAGGGTGCCGTGGTGGACATGGTGTTCCAGAGCACGGCGCTTCTGCAGGGTGACTCCAACCCAATGCATCTACACGGTCACAACATGTTCCTGCTTGCACAGGGGCTTGGTAACTACAATGCAGCGAAAGACGTAGCGAGGTACAACCTGGTGAACCCACCGGTTAAGAATACCGTTCTCGTCCCAAATCTTGGATGGGCTGCCGTACGATTTGTTGCAAACAATCCAG GGGTATGGTTCATGCATTGCCACTATGAGTTTCATTTGAGTATGGGCATGGCCGCAGTGTTTATCGTAGATGATGGTACAACAGCAGATACATCACTCCCTCCACCACCTGCTGATTTTCCAACATGTTGTGCCAACGACCATAATCTCCTACAGATGAATTGA